The genome window TGCAGTTCATGAAATTTACACAGTTGTTCAAGGTGTTTTAATGGCTGCAGAATGAAAGCATAATGACCGGCATGCAGTGAAAAACAGTCCAAAGGCAGAGATCAATGATACTACATAACTGGTTTATTTGGCTGTAATTTACCTGATGTATAATTTCCTGACATTGACATTGATTATTAAAAGGACCTGAATTTCAGATACATCAAATTGATcaattgaaaaacaaaattcCCATGAAGTCGTACCGTTACCCAACAACGATTTATTGTTGCGTCAACAGGTGATTGTTTGTTCGCAAAAtacagccgagagagagagagagaagaagagaagagaaagggaaaaaagccagTGAATGTTGCTGTGTTTGTCAGAGCGGAAAACCAAAAACCTGAGCATGAATCACTCTGGCCGGGGCAAAACTCAGGGACAAGTCGCCAGCTGATGAGAAGAATAAAGTCAATTCAGTTAAATTGACGCGGTGGAGATCTTGAAGCCATGCAGTTAACAGAATATTGCCTTCAAATAACACTCGCACATGCTTTTCCAAAATCAAACATGCATTGGGTATTTCAGTGGGGTAAAGAAGTGTAAATACTCAACATTGTagcaatacacattttctaaatGTTTCTGATGATGAATATTTGTAGAGCATGTTACACACTTTTTTTCCAGCAATCCCTTTATTCAGCTGATTGTTTAAAGCAAATGATAAATGACCATTattaagtaaaaaataaaatataaaataaaatatttattcaGCATGGATCTGCCTCGATGCTGCCAATGTGTGTCACCAAAACCACAAGCAAAGTCCATCACTGCTACTAATTCAAAGAGCATTTTGTAAACGATCAATCATTGCAAGCGCAAACTCAGTCATCACAAGGCTGTGAGTGCAGTTCGGATCACAGTGGTCACGGACAAGTTCAGCATCTCCTCTAGGAGCCgcatcactaaggcttgttatAGTTTAGTCATTTGGAAACTTctccttttcctttcttttttaggaaaggtgtgtttttgtttggccATCCTCTTGGAAcaattgtatatactgtatatgtatatatatatatatatatattttttaattttttttagaaaagaaCTACCAAAATCATGCAACTACCATTTCATTCCCGTGAGACAAAAACCAGTTGGTGCTCTTGACTTGATTTTTCTCTTGGTGCTGGTTGGGAGGTTTGGTGGTGAGGTCAGCGTGGGCGTTTTAGGCACTGCCATCCTGTTTGAGCCGCTGACTTCGAGCCTTGTAGACCTCGATCAGTAAATCTTTGACGTACTGGATTTCTCGCTCCACCGACTCCGCCTTGTCACGAAGCTCCCGGTTTTGCCCCTCGAGGCCATGCAGCTCCTCCTCCAGAGAGTCCAGCTCCGCCCTCTTACGCAGCCTGTACCTGCAATAGAAGGGACTGCGTTTTGGTCGGTTTTACAGGTTTCTGCTGCCTTGCATTTTTATTCATGAGTCAAGTGAGCGTGACCTTTGAGCTACATCGGGTGGTCATCCTTCCCCTGAGATAACATGATGTGCTGTTTATTTCACAGAGTGCATGGCTCATGACTGATCAATATCGTCCTTTTCCCAACTTCTTACTTTTCCACAACATTAAGACTCTTTCTACATATATCTCTTTTTACAAAGATGCGAATAAATGAAACTCACACACAGATAAAACCAGACTTGGTTAGGTGGGGCTGAATTTGGCAGGCAGTGAGGTACTTTCCATTTCCCTCCTACACTCTGCAGGACATTTAAAGCAGTGGGGTGGCTGCTTTATGTAGCCTAACACTCCTGCATTCTTAAAGTTGCAAAGTGAAACAACAAGTATTTAGGTATCGCTAATTTATTGATACactaaaaaaagcaaaaatataaTAAGTTCTAATCCACtgcaacattgaaaaaaaaattaaagtcaTAACAGACATAAACTTTGTTTATGACGATTTTAGCATGTTCTTAAAAATAGGGTAAAAAGAGCAAAGAGGGGCTAAAAAATGAACATGTAAcgactgaattgtttacctgtGAGCAGCAGTTTTGTTCTGGTCTCTCTTCTTCTGCTTCCTCTCTCCAGTGCCGCCTTCCAGACAAGCGGAGCCCATCACCAGAGCTGGTTTGACGGAGCAGGGCTCATCCTTTAGCCTCTGGGTGGGGCGGTGGATGGGGGCACCCATCAGCGTCCCCTCGCCCTCCCCTCTGGACAGACATTCGTAGCTTTGGTCTGCAAGGCATTCTGGATAGAGGTAGTGGCCGTGTTGGGGCTCTACAGCTTGTGCTTGTGACGGCTGATCTAGGTCACCTATAAAGCTATGGTAAGGCTCTGTGCTCATGGACTGGTGGAAGTAGCCGTCACTGGCCACCATTGTCTCTTGGGGAATACTTCCAGAAAGTCCTCCATCTTTACTGCTGTGCAAGACCTCGAGCCCCGTGCTGTCGTAACTTACATTTACCTTCACGTTGTGCATCAACTGTCCCTCTCGCTTGTGGTGGCTGTCGTACGAGccacccagacaaaaacctCGAGCAATCTCTTCGCTGCAAAACATTccttctgaaaaacaataaCTCTCCTCTTCCTTCAACGATAAAGCACATTCTCTCACCTTCTTGACGCTACCGATGCTGTTCTTGCTCACTGTCTTCAGCGTGGAGT of Sander lucioperca isolate FBNREF2018 chromosome 5, SLUC_FBN_1.2, whole genome shotgun sequence contains these proteins:
- the atf5b gene encoding uncharacterized protein atf5b gives rise to the protein MAASILRRKIPPISTGELGAPHLRQASHSQSRPRTGAELAERQHLIGDGHSDWMTEKVDLSSFVSTTESSPSSSLPPSPLEQDVKVPSDLEVMTSLLQEELAQLEDYFRSESTSTTNKLEKSSKCDKAAQAMGSQSYYQLPYGSYGTGQSETSPVVVTLATGELDLASFCGSPIGRTKIARPAPYNYHHRYHHNNGRRILSEAVKVGEEVGLDTWGSRGSYSGSTELSVNHYSTLKTVSKNSIGSVKKVRECALSLKEEESYCFSEGMFCSEEIARGFCLGGSYDSHHKREGQLMHNVKVNVSYDSTGLEVLHSSKDGGLSGSIPQETMVASDGYFHQSMSTEPYHSFIGDLDQPSQAQAVEPQHGHYLYPECLADQSYECLSRGEGEGTLMGAPIHRPTQRLKDEPCSVKPALVMGSACLEGGTGERKQKKRDQNKTAAHRYRLRKRAELDSLEEELHGLEGQNRELRDKAESVEREIQYVKDLLIEVYKARSQRLKQDGSA